A single Wolbachia endosymbiont (group A) of Bibio marci DNA region contains:
- a CDS encoding helix-turn-helix domain-containing protein, with protein sequence MFASVGKTAFRGFIYDNSEHIGSVSYELGKKIEGCRIVQGYTQAKLARKIGLTHKEIHNFELGCKAITIKESYIIAGALSVNVIDLLPGPTVLRENSWYEDEDKAIVYLTKIHREIKDQELRKKLYPLVRFVYISEKISQEEAKIEVAKNLVKEGVSVDIISQVTRLSTYEYDDIEKEICTDSILYKVGKRIKEQRLIREYTQEDLANKIGSTPKEIHDYERGYTDIPIEILYKIAKILSVNIKALGLTEYENEPVFGFIGKCEKIEDQELLDTVARSLSEGMQTGKEKVKKAEKIKIAKDLVKEGVAIDIIVRVSGLTADELGECEN encoded by the coding sequence ATGTTTGCTTCTGTAGGAAAAACAGCTTTTAGAGGATTTATCTATGATAATTCAGAGCATATTGGCTCAGTAAGCTACGAGCTAGGGAAAAAAATAGAAGGTTGTAGGATAGTACAAGGGTATACTCAGGCAAAATTAGCAAGAAAAATTGGTTTAACACATAAGGAAATACATAACTTTGAACTAGGGTGCAAGGCTATTACAATCAAAGAATCGTATATAATAGCAGGAGCATTGTCAGTCAATGTTATAGATCTACTTCCAGGACCAACAGTACTAAGAGAAAACAGTTGGTATGAAGATGAGGATAAAGCAATAGTCTATCTAACAAAAATACATAGAGAAATTAAGGATCAGGAATTACGCAAGAAGCTGTATCCATTAGTAAGGTTTGTATATATTAGCGAGAAAATTAGCCAAGAAGAAGCGAAAATAGAAGTAGCAAAGAATCTAGTGAAAGAAGGAGTTTCAGTTGATATTATTTCCCAAGTGACTCGCTTATCTACTTATGAATATGATGATATAGAGAAAGAAATTTGTACTGATTCTATACTCTACAAAGTGGGGAAAAGGATAAAAGAGCAGAGATTAATACGGGAATACACTCAGGAGGACTTGGCAAATAAAATCGGTTCAACACCTAAAGAAATACACGACTATGAACGAGGATATACAGACATTCCAATTGAAATATTATATAAGATAGCAAAGATATTATCAGTTAACATTAAAGCTCTTGGACTAACAGAATATGAAAATGAGCCAGTTTTTGGGTTTATAGGTAAATGCGAAAAAATTGAGGATCAAGAATTACTGGATACGGTAGCCAGATCTTTATCTGAAGGAATGCAAACTGGTAAAGAAAAGGTTAAAAAAGCAGAGAAAATCAAGATTGCAAAAGATCTAGTTAAGGAAGGTGTTGCTATTGATATTATTGTGCGAGTAAGTGGCCTAACTGCTGATGAGTTGGGTGAGTGTGAAAATTGA
- a CDS encoding ankyrin repeat domain-containing protein — protein MDKLGQDTKNKLHFWWLITVIVCIIATYSYMKARAADNYKTMLRIASQNCNLETVKFLVENLLDINVQIPKLTALHYAAEEGCAEVVKFLVEKGVDINATKYERWTPLHAATYEGKLEIIRFLLDKGSDPTIRDTDGKNPRDVAVLRSRHNKDKPYKEIIKLLAKAEDQYESTKSNH, from the coding sequence ATGGATAAATTGGGTCAAGATACAAAAAACAAGCTACATTTTTGGTGGCTTATAACAGTAATAGTATGTATTATTGCTACCTATTCCTACATGAAGGCAAGAGCTGCAGATAATTATAAAACGATGTTACGCATTGCTTCTCAAAATTGTAACTTAGAGACTGTAAAATTCTTAGTAGAAAATCTATTAGATATTAATGTGCAGATCCCTAAATTAACAGCACTACATTATGCTGCAGAAGAGGGATGTGCAGAGGTTGTAAAATTCCTAGTAGAAAAAGGAGTTGATATAAATGCTACGAAATATGAAAGATGGACACCTTTACATGCAGCTACATATGAAGGCAAATTGGAGATAATTAGATTTTTATTAGACAAAGGTTCAGACCCTACCATTAGAGACACAGATGGAAAAAATCCAAGAGATGTAGCTGTATTAAGGTCAAGGCACAATAAAGATAAACCTTACAAGGAAATCATAAAGCTACTTGCTAAAGCAGAAGATCAATACGAATCAACAAAAAGTAATCACTAA
- a CDS encoding contractile injection system protein, VgrG/Pvc8 family yields MQPDFIIDKCESIKDRVISLHLTDESGIIDDVVEVCVDYRDEDIDIPNELNIALGYKEIGIFLMGIYTVNEVTIQGPPKTLLIKAHATNLRISLKAKVSKEWRQITIENLVKEIAQKHGYGYKVAEEFKNVLIPHINQADESDINLLTKIATEREAMAKLAGGYILFISKNMAKSATGKALGTTTIRPQDTINWKVHFTVRDKYNSVVAKWHSYEKGEAIKETVGSGEPSYIMLEMYSNAESALSAANAKLKQLKRNNAVLDITIPGNPELFAEAKLNLIAFNQAVDGEWIVNRAEHTLNSSGYLTMLSASLSK; encoded by the coding sequence ATGCAGCCAGATTTTATAATAGATAAATGTGAATCAATTAAAGATAGAGTTATATCATTGCACCTTACAGATGAATCAGGAATAATAGATGATGTAGTTGAAGTGTGTGTTGATTACAGGGATGAAGACATAGATATTCCGAATGAATTGAACATAGCACTAGGTTATAAGGAAATTGGAATCTTTCTAATGGGTATATATACAGTCAACGAAGTGACTATACAGGGTCCACCTAAGACTCTACTAATCAAAGCTCATGCAACAAATTTAAGAATATCTTTGAAGGCAAAAGTATCAAAAGAATGGCGCCAAATTACCATAGAAAACTTAGTAAAAGAAATAGCCCAAAAACATGGATATGGATACAAAGTCGCTGAGGAATTTAAGAATGTATTGATACCCCATATTAATCAGGCAGATGAAAGTGATATAAATCTGTTAACAAAGATCGCAACAGAGCGTGAAGCAATGGCAAAATTAGCTGGTGGGTATATATTGTTTATTTCAAAGAATATGGCAAAATCAGCCACAGGAAAAGCTTTAGGAACAACGACTATTAGACCTCAAGATACAATTAACTGGAAAGTGCATTTTACCGTACGTGATAAGTATAATTCAGTAGTGGCAAAATGGCATAGCTATGAAAAGGGTGAAGCTATTAAAGAAACAGTTGGTAGCGGCGAGCCAAGTTATATTATGTTAGAAATGTACTCAAATGCAGAATCAGCACTAAGTGCAGCAAATGCTAAGTTAAAACAACTAAAGCGAAATAATGCAGTATTGGATATCACTATACCTGGTAATCCAGAGTTATTTGCAGAAGCTAAACTTAATCTTATAGCTTTTAATCAAGCGGTAGATGGTGAATGGATAGTTAACAGAGCGGAGCATACTTTAAATAGCTCAGGTTACCTTACTATGTTGTCAGCATCTTTGAGTAAGTAA
- a CDS encoding tail protein X has protein sequence MTIYYVSKENEMLDLICWKHYGFTDGVVELVLAENLGLAEYGSFLPAGLKIKLPTIKKIVQKSKLKVWE, from the coding sequence ATGACTATATACTATGTGAGTAAAGAAAATGAGATGTTAGATCTGATTTGCTGGAAACATTACGGATTTACTGATGGAGTAGTGGAATTAGTACTAGCAGAGAACTTGGGTTTGGCAGAATACGGAAGCTTTTTGCCCGCAGGATTAAAGATAAAGCTTCCTACTATTAAGAAAATAGTACAAAAGTCAAAATTAAAGGTCTGGGAATAA
- a CDS encoding phage tail protein, whose amino-acid sequence MLSLGPYKFAPTSLKYSRENRWSTIECIENMPLLQNIDQGVENIDLEGMIYLHNLNVLNQLKSVKETEKPHILVDSLGNILGQFVITRLEEKQMYFLPNGLPRKIEFSLSLKSYR is encoded by the coding sequence ATGCTATCTCTTGGTCCGTATAAGTTTGCTCCCACAAGTTTAAAGTATAGCAGAGAAAATCGTTGGAGCACGATTGAGTGTATTGAAAATATGCCACTATTACAAAATATCGATCAAGGTGTAGAAAATATAGATTTAGAAGGAATGATTTATCTGCATAATCTCAACGTGCTAAATCAATTAAAGAGTGTGAAAGAAACTGAAAAACCACATATTTTAGTAGATAGTTTAGGTAATATTTTAGGACAATTCGTAATTACTAGGTTAGAAGAAAAGCAGATGTATTTTTTACCTAATGGACTACCGAGAAAAATTGAATTTAGTTTGAGTTTAAAAAGCTATAGATGA
- a CDS encoding phage tail assembly protein produces MQAITLNNPITVDGISVSELTVRRPKVRDYLAIERLNGSDLSKEVTLTANLTSVAKEAIEELDIADYVKIQEVLKDFFSPIIQKT; encoded by the coding sequence ATGCAAGCTATAACACTTAATAACCCAATAACAGTTGATGGAATTTCTGTCTCAGAACTTACTGTTAGACGTCCAAAAGTTAGAGACTATCTTGCAATTGAACGCTTAAATGGTAGTGACCTTAGTAAAGAAGTAACTTTGACTGCCAATTTAACATCAGTTGCAAAAGAAGCAATTGAAGAGTTAGATATTGCTGATTATGTGAAAATTCAAGAGGTATTAAAGGATTTTTTTTCACCGATTATCCAAAAAACTTGA
- a CDS encoding type II toxin-antitoxin system RelE family toxin, with protein MPSGIKPYNIDYSESVIKKDIPALPAKVKLMIKKAIMERLTVDPIGLGKPLKHNLSGQRSLRVSTYRILYYIDVPEHTVVITSIEHRKDSYQS; from the coding sequence ATGCCTTCTGGGATTAAGCCTTACAATATAGACTATTCAGAATCTGTTATAAAGAAAGACATTCCGGCTCTTCCAGCAAAAGTAAAGTTAATGATTAAGAAGGCAATAATGGAGCGTCTAACAGTTGATCCAATTGGACTTGGAAAGCCATTAAAGCATAACTTAAGTGGACAACGTAGTCTACGGGTGAGTACCTATCGTATACTTTATTATATAGATGTACCAGAACATACAGTAGTTATTACTTCAATTGAACACAGAAAAGATTCTTATCAAAGCTAA
- a CDS encoding phage major tail tube protein has protein sequence MLPKILRNFNVFVDGRGYAGKIDEITLPKLTIKTDEYRAGGMDIPINIDMGMEKLEADFTFAEYDSELFRLFGLIDGNSVALTLRGGMQGSGSNDIEAVIINLRGIFKEFDFGSWKPAEKATLKCTVAAHYYKLTIGGNELIEIDAENMIRKINGVDQMALLQTILGI, from the coding sequence GTGTTACCGAAAATACTGAGAAATTTTAACGTATTCGTTGATGGTCGTGGTTATGCAGGAAAAATAGATGAAATAACCTTGCCAAAACTTACCATAAAAACAGATGAATATAGAGCTGGTGGTATGGATATTCCAATAAATATTGATATGGGCATGGAAAAGCTTGAAGCTGATTTTACTTTTGCAGAATATGATTCAGAACTTTTTAGACTTTTTGGTTTGATAGATGGAAATTCAGTAGCTTTGACGCTCCGTGGAGGAATGCAAGGTAGTGGTAGCAATGATATTGAAGCTGTAATAATCAATTTAAGAGGCATTTTTAAAGAATTTGATTTTGGTAGCTGGAAACCTGCTGAAAAAGCAACGCTGAAGTGTACTGTAGCTGCCCATTATTATAAACTTACGATAGGTGGCAATGAGCTGATAGAAATCGATGCTGAGAATATGATTAGAAAGATAAATGGCGTTGATCAAATGGCCTTGCTACAAACGATTCTAGGGATCTAA
- a CDS encoding phage tail sheath subtilisin-like domain-containing protein — protein sequence MTEQFLHGVNVIEVTSGARSVRTAKSSVIGVIGTAPEADEQKFPLNKPVLIAGSLKEAARLGKSGSLPSAVNGIFSQMGATIVVIRVEESENSDPKLKKEETLKNVIGGVDKETGEYQGIEAFLSSESIVHVAPRILIAPQFTHQLPEDGKNPVVAALISIAEKLRSIIVADGPNTNDEEAIKWRKSVGSSRIYVVDPWVKVFIEGKEEILPSSPFVAGLIAKVDSEQGFWHSPSNKEINGIVGTSRPIDFTLGDRISRANHLNENEVTTIIHQNGYRLWGNRTCSNDSKWAFLSVRRTADLINDSLLRAHLWAVDRNITKTYIDDVIEGVNSYLANLKAQGAIISGKCYATPELNTPTNIASGKVYFDFEFTPPYPAEQITFKSHLVNIS from the coding sequence ATGACAGAACAATTTTTACATGGTGTAAATGTTATTGAGGTAACCTCAGGGGCAAGATCAGTACGTACAGCTAAATCATCAGTGATAGGTGTAATTGGTACTGCACCTGAAGCTGATGAGCAAAAATTTCCACTGAATAAACCAGTACTGATAGCAGGAAGTTTAAAAGAAGCAGCAAGGCTTGGAAAGAGTGGAAGTTTACCTTCTGCAGTAAATGGAATATTTTCCCAAATGGGAGCAACAATAGTAGTTATTCGAGTTGAAGAAAGTGAAAACAGCGATCCAAAATTAAAAAAAGAAGAAACGCTGAAAAATGTAATTGGAGGAGTTGATAAAGAAACCGGAGAATACCAGGGAATAGAGGCATTCCTCAGCAGTGAAAGTATAGTTCATGTTGCTCCAAGAATATTAATTGCACCTCAGTTTACTCACCAACTACCAGAAGATGGCAAAAATCCAGTAGTTGCAGCATTAATTTCTATAGCAGAAAAGCTGAGAAGCATAATAGTAGCAGATGGACCAAATACCAATGATGAAGAAGCAATAAAGTGGAGAAAAAGCGTAGGCAGCTCAAGAATTTACGTAGTTGATCCATGGGTTAAGGTATTTATTGAAGGAAAAGAAGAAATCTTGCCATCGAGTCCATTTGTAGCTGGTTTAATAGCGAAAGTAGATAGCGAACAAGGATTTTGGCATTCACCTTCAAACAAAGAGATAAATGGTATTGTTGGCACAAGCAGGCCTATTGATTTTACACTTGGCGATAGAATCTCTCGAGCAAACCACTTAAATGAAAATGAAGTAACAACGATAATTCATCAAAATGGCTATAGGCTTTGGGGAAATAGAACATGTTCAAATGACTCAAAATGGGCTTTTTTGTCAGTGAGAAGGACTGCAGATTTAATTAACGATAGTTTACTTCGAGCTCATTTATGGGCAGTTGATCGCAATATTACCAAAACTTATATAGATGATGTGATTGAAGGGGTGAATTCTTATTTGGCAAATTTAAAAGCGCAAGGAGCGATTATCAGCGGAAAATGTTATGCAACACCAGAGCTTAATACACCAACAAATATTGCAAGCGGGAAAGTGTATTTTGACTTTGAGTTTACACCACCATATCCGGCAGAACAAATAACATTCAAATCTCATCTCGTAAATATAAGTTAG
- a CDS encoding DUF4815 domain-containing protein — protein sequence MTLNSYYNRFNPDKEYEKSLFLAGRGLQSAELNETQEYALSKLKGIGDAIFRDGDVITGSNCIIDRETGKVTLEGGKIYLRGAVRKVEKEEFVVPLNTIVRIGVYYVESTITELEDENLRDPAVGTRNYQEVGAARLKVSTIWGYQVESVTVNSTNGEFYPIYNIENGVLIEHSPPPQANIVTTALARYDKEANGSYVVNGLEVMFLHKEGGKEVFVINEGKAHVDGYEIELPHSIRVSFDEDPNIKSVESEPHTFQPNSQRVMELKVNDFPINEIKKVDITIQKTITVTHGSYSGAIDPIPDSAVLEIIQTKQGNVIYENSIDYKLNAGNVDWSLPGKEPAPGSSYLITYRSRTHVSPEDISEQGCKVKGAVDNSLVLIDYTWKMPRFDLITIDSKGVVRRIKGISHPWRPSMPKAPSGQLLLCYIHQTWKKGEGVKIVNNAIHAVPMNELEAMKKGINDLYALVAQERLRSDANSREPTTKKGVFVDSFFDDDVRDQGISQSAAIVNKELILPIDVEIIDVEKGKKPYLLPYELEPVLEQLLQTKGEKINPYQAFDPVPAQITLNKDIDHWTEVTTNWKSPVTKVFNITEITELLSSTSYEAEFMREAVQDFEIEGFEPGEKLKEVRFDGISIQPME from the coding sequence ATGACCTTAAATAGTTATTATAACCGCTTTAATCCTGACAAAGAATACGAAAAAAGCTTGTTCCTGGCAGGAAGAGGTCTACAGTCAGCAGAATTAAACGAGACTCAGGAGTATGCTCTCTCTAAGCTTAAAGGCATAGGTGATGCAATATTCCGTGATGGTGATGTTATAACAGGAAGCAATTGTATTATAGATAGAGAAACTGGTAAAGTTACACTTGAAGGAGGAAAAATCTATCTGCGTGGTGCAGTTAGAAAAGTCGAAAAAGAAGAGTTTGTTGTTCCTCTTAATACTATAGTTCGTATCGGTGTTTATTACGTAGAATCTACCATTACAGAACTTGAGGATGAAAATCTTCGTGATCCTGCTGTTGGTACACGTAATTATCAAGAAGTAGGAGCTGCAAGGCTTAAAGTTTCCACCATTTGGGGATATCAAGTAGAAAGTGTTACTGTTAACTCTACAAATGGCGAATTTTACCCAATTTACAATATTGAAAATGGAGTATTGATAGAACATTCACCGCCACCACAAGCAAATATAGTAACTACAGCTCTTGCTCGTTATGATAAAGAAGCCAATGGTTCCTACGTTGTAAATGGCCTAGAGGTAATGTTTCTACATAAAGAAGGTGGAAAAGAAGTATTCGTGATTAATGAGGGTAAAGCTCATGTTGATGGTTATGAGATTGAGTTACCTCATAGTATTCGTGTTTCTTTTGATGAAGATCCGAATATAAAATCAGTTGAATCAGAACCACATACTTTTCAGCCAAATAGCCAAAGAGTAATGGAACTTAAAGTTAATGATTTTCCAATTAATGAAATCAAGAAAGTAGATATCACCATTCAAAAAACCATCACTGTTACTCACGGTTCATATTCAGGAGCCATTGATCCGATACCTGACTCTGCAGTACTTGAGATTATTCAAACTAAGCAAGGCAATGTTATTTATGAAAACAGTATAGACTATAAGTTAAATGCAGGAAACGTCGATTGGTCATTACCTGGTAAAGAGCCAGCTCCTGGAAGTAGTTACCTGATAACCTACCGCTCTCGCACTCATGTAAGCCCTGAAGATATAAGTGAGCAGGGGTGTAAAGTAAAAGGAGCAGTTGATAACAGCTTGGTTCTGATTGATTACACCTGGAAAATGCCCCGCTTTGATTTAATTACTATCGATAGCAAAGGAGTGGTAAGAAGAATAAAAGGAATTTCTCACCCTTGGCGACCATCGATGCCTAAAGCACCCTCTGGACAACTTTTGCTCTGCTACATTCATCAGACGTGGAAAAAAGGCGAAGGGGTAAAAATAGTGAATAATGCTATTCATGCTGTACCGATGAATGAACTTGAAGCAATGAAAAAAGGAATAAATGATCTTTATGCGCTGGTTGCACAGGAACGTCTACGCAGTGATGCAAATTCAAGAGAACCTACCACCAAAAAAGGAGTGTTTGTTGATTCATTCTTTGATGATGATGTGCGTGATCAGGGAATTTCGCAGTCTGCAGCGATAGTAAATAAAGAACTGATATTGCCAATAGACGTGGAAATTATTGATGTTGAAAAGGGGAAAAAACCTTATTTATTGCCATATGAACTTGAGCCAGTACTGGAGCAGCTTTTACAGACTAAAGGAGAAAAAATTAATCCGTATCAAGCTTTTGATCCAGTACCAGCACAAATTACTCTAAATAAAGATATTGATCACTGGACAGAGGTTACCACGAATTGGAAAAGTCCAGTAACTAAAGTATTTAATATTACGGAAATAACAGAGCTGCTGTCAAGTACTTCATACGAAGCTGAATTTATGAGAGAAGCAGTACAAGATTTTGAAATTGAAGGTTTTGAGCCAGGTGAAAAGCTTAAAGAAGTAAGATTTGACGGAATAAGTATTCAACCTATGGAATAA